From Bacteroidota bacterium, the proteins below share one genomic window:
- a CDS encoding T9SS type A sorting domain-containing protein translates to MTKRVTLLIGVILFFASPLFSQVDVKTVDMRKINQAKLDGKLTGREQFVNYDALGKNPARVAENVNPGNSVNTTNGCACWIPRDSTWQVAQFDGSGGSGGPGLPPDYRNDDWSTVAIPLGFPFAFYDVQLYEVYINNNGNVSIGAPYATFTANSFPDPTYSMIAPFWADVDTRGPLSGIVYYQLTNSHLIVQWENVGYFSQHDSLGNTFQLILTNGWDPLLPPGQNVGFCYQDMQWTTGDASGGSGGFGGTPATVGVNQGNGTDYIQIGLFDQTGASYDGPYGNNDGIDALDNQSFVFNLAQSGSNVPPILNSAQACDTLRVCAGDTLLIEGVFLSPEQGQITTVSTSTTMSGVTVTSLPGNTANFTVQVVAQASNLGLNNLMIIATDDGTPVGASQFPVVIDVQPSPVATVTSTNISCNGANDGSASLNITGSGPFDILWTPGGYQTASVSNLAAGTYTVDISIPAGCSTTNQVTITEPAALSISMTAQDVNCSGQAGSVVCTVGGGTGPYDYLWNTTPPQTTSQITNLTAGTYTVDVTDANNCTISATAEVHGLAGFSATISTTPATCLASDGTASVQTTGGSGNFSYSWNPNVSTGATATGLAAGMYQVTITDNADGCQQIVTGTVANSSGIVASIVSSSGATCQNGEDGSATASGSGGTAPYSYLWMPNGDTTATVNNLAPGTYTVQVSDYNGCPDFATVTIGYLFPAPVVDLGPDTTICNGATLTLDAGAGYQYLWSDNSTNQTLDVTAAGVYSVLVTDANNCEAFDAITVSTVVCIRYNHSTTTLARRSFGIYPNPSTGVVDINFSNESAADVQIDVVDVYGKALFHASENLKAHDLRKYDLSNLSPGIYFVRVSYGTETQSIRLIKQ, encoded by the coding sequence ATGACAAAACGAGTTACGTTACTCATTGGTGTCATCTTGTTCTTTGCATCGCCGCTGTTTTCCCAGGTCGATGTGAAAACCGTTGACATGCGAAAAATCAATCAGGCAAAACTGGACGGGAAACTTACCGGCAGGGAGCAGTTCGTCAACTACGACGCTCTCGGAAAGAACCCGGCGCGTGTTGCCGAGAATGTCAACCCGGGAAATTCGGTAAACACGACCAACGGTTGTGCCTGCTGGATTCCCCGCGACTCAACCTGGCAGGTTGCGCAGTTCGACGGTTCGGGCGGCAGCGGCGGTCCGGGTCTTCCGCCCGACTACCGCAACGACGACTGGTCGACCGTCGCGATCCCGCTCGGGTTTCCGTTCGCGTTCTATGACGTGCAGTTGTACGAGGTGTACATCAACAACAACGGCAACGTTTCCATCGGCGCTCCTTACGCGACGTTCACAGCCAACTCGTTTCCGGATCCGACCTATTCGATGATCGCGCCCTTCTGGGCCGACGTCGATACCCGCGGTCCGCTGAGCGGCATCGTGTACTATCAACTGACCAACTCGCACCTGATCGTTCAGTGGGAGAATGTCGGTTATTTCAGTCAGCACGACAGCCTCGGCAACACCTTCCAGCTCATCCTGACCAACGGTTGGGATCCCCTGCTGCCGCCCGGACAAAACGTCGGCTTCTGTTATCAGGACATGCAATGGACCACCGGTGACGCTTCCGGCGGCTCCGGCGGTTTCGGCGGTACGCCCGCGACGGTTGGCGTGAACCAGGGTAATGGCACCGACTACATTCAGATCGGTTTGTTCGACCAGACCGGTGCTTCGTACGACGGACCCTACGGCAACAACGACGGTATCGACGCGCTCGACAACCAATCGTTCGTTTTCAACCTGGCACAAAGCGGCAGCAACGTGCCCCCGATCCTGAACTCGGCACAGGCCTGTGATACGCTGCGCGTCTGCGCCGGCGATACGCTTTTGATCGAAGGTGTGTTCCTCTCTCCGGAGCAGGGACAGATCACCACGGTTTCCACTTCCACCACCATGAGCGGCGTTACGGTGACTTCGTTGCCGGGTAACACCGCCAACTTCACGGTGCAGGTCGTCGCCCAGGCGTCGAACCTCGGACTCAACAACCTCATGATCATCGCGACGGACGATGGTACGCCGGTCGGCGCATCGCAGTTCCCGGTGGTGATCGACGTGCAGCCCTCGCCGGTGGCTACGGTTACCTCGACCAACATCAGTTGCAACGGCGCCAACGACGGCTCAGCCAGCCTGAACATTACGGGCAGCGGTCCGTTCGATATTCTCTGGACGCCCGGTGGTTACCAGACCGCGTCGGTCAGCAACCTGGCTGCAGGAACCTATACGGTCGATATCAGCATTCCGGCCGGTTGTTCGACCACGAACCAGGTAACCATCACCGAACCGGCGGCGTTGTCGATCTCGATGACGGCGCAGGATGTCAACTGCAGCGGCCAGGCCGGCAGCGTGGTCTGTACGGTCGGTGGCGGCACGGGTCCTTACGACTACCTGTGGAACACCACGCCTCCGCAGACCACCAGCCAGATCACGAACCTGACGGCAGGAACCTACACCGTCGATGTAACCGACGCGAACAACTGCACGATCTCCGCCACGGCGGAAGTGCACGGCCTCGCCGGCTTCAGCGCGACGATCAGCACCACGCCGGCGACCTGTCTGGCTTCCGACGGTACGGCGAGTGTGCAGACTACCGGAGGTAGCGGCAACTTCAGCTATTCCTGGAACCCGAATGTAAGCACCGGTGCCACCGCTACAGGACTGGCTGCGGGCATGTACCAAGTCACGATCACCGACAATGCCGACGGCTGTCAGCAGATCGTGACGGGCACCGTAGCCAACAGCTCCGGCATCGTCGCCAGCATCGTTTCCTCGTCCGGCGCGACCTGTCAGAACGGTGAAGACGGATCCGCCACCGCCAGTGGTTCGGGCGGAACAGCTCCATACTCCTACCTCTGGATGCCGAACGGCGACACCACCGCTACGGTGAATAACCTGGCTCCCGGCACCTATACGGTCCAGGTATCCGACTACAACGGCTGTCCGGATTTCGCGACGGTGACGATCGGTTACCTGTTCCCGGCACCGGTGGTCGACCTGGGTCCGGATACCACCATCTGCAACGGCGCCACGCTCACGCTGGATGCCGGTGCGGGGTATCAGTACCTGTGGTCGGACAACTCCACCAACCAGACGCTGGACGTTACCGCAGCCGGTGTGTACTCGGTGCTGGTAACCGACGCGAACAACTGCGAAGCGTTCGATGCGATCACCGTGAGCACGGTGGTGTGCATCCGCTACAACCACAGCACGACGACCCTGGCCCGACGCAGCTTCGGTATCTACCCGAACCCGAGCACGGGCGTGGTGGACATCAACTTCAGCAACGAGTCCGCGGCGGATGTGCAGATCGATGTGGTGGATGTGTACGGAAAGGCGCTCTTCCACGCGTCGGAAAATCTGAAAGCGCATGACCTGCGGAAGTACGACCTCAGCAATCTGTCGCCGGGCATTTATTTCGTCCGCGTATCCTACGGAACAGAAACGCAGTCGATCCGCCTGATCAAGCAGTAA
- a CDS encoding HNH endonuclease: MFDTAIKRIIKWGSEIDKGELYTPVIIETTLVEFLPMLDWSDDRKKILIMSSSSVPSLNDIDEAKDDDVNAFRLQLSRIRRGQNKFRFNLFKVYGIQCFISKCSVEQVLHACHISPHSVSGDNRVSNGILLRADLHELFDLNLVAIHPETKQVHVSNQLKDKEYRRFVGVEVCSLKGMSSISVTALMERWGNFVP; encoded by the coding sequence TTGTTTGATACTGCTATCAAAAGAATAATAAAATGGGGCTCTGAGATTGACAAAGGTGAACTTTATACGCCAGTTATCATTGAAACAACGTTAGTTGAATTCCTACCGATGTTGGATTGGAGTGATGATAGAAAGAAAATTCTGATTATGAGCTCCAGTTCAGTACCATCCTTGAATGATATAGATGAGGCAAAAGATGATGATGTAAACGCTTTTAGATTACAACTTTCACGTATCAGAAGGGGTCAGAATAAATTCAGGTTTAATCTTTTTAAAGTATACGGCATACAATGTTTCATTTCTAAATGTAGTGTTGAACAGGTGCTACACGCCTGTCACATTTCTCCTCATAGTGTTTCTGGTGACAACCGTGTTTCAAATGGAATTTTACTCAGGGCGGATTTACATGAACTTTTTGACTTGAATCTTGTCGCAATACATCCGGAAACTAAACAGGTTCATGTTTCAAATCAGTTGAAAGACAAAGAATATCGGAGATTTGTGGGGGTTGAAGTGTGTAGTCTCAAAGGAATGAGCTCGATAAGTGTAACTGCTCTTATGGAACGATGGGGTAATTTTGTACCTTAA
- a CDS encoding HipA N-terminal domain-containing protein, protein MRQGVVKYNNIRAGLLTEEDDGTYLFEYDEEYVQDYPHRFITFQMPVTTRPYRSKRLFPFFDGLIPEGWLLTIAADSWKLKKNDRMGLLLACCRETIGAVSVHPVHPNADA, encoded by the coding sequence ATGCGACAAGGAGTAGTGAAGTACAATAACATCCGGGCGGGCCTGCTGACCGAAGAGGACGACGGTACTTACCTCTTTGAATACGACGAGGAGTATGTACAGGACTACCCGCATCGGTTCATCACGTTTCAAATGCCGGTGACGACAAGGCCTTACCGGAGCAAGCGGCTGTTCCCTTTCTTCGACGGATTGATTCCGGAAGGCTGGCTGTTGACGATCGCGGCGGATAGCTGGAAGCTGAAGAAGAACGACCGTATGGGACTCCTACTGGCATGCTGCCGGGAAACCATCGGCGCCGTGAGTGTTCATCCTGTTCATCCGAACGCCGATGCGTAA
- a CDS encoding HipA domain-containing protein gives MRKCLSCYRPLEEAQLDYHPACARAFFGTTTAPMLPYRLSEMAALAKETVERSITVPGVQPKLSLGRIGNELNTAGRGRLTVLDALKGEFILKPPFADYPQLPENEHLSMKLAGLFTLDTVPPNLIRLASGELCYITKRIDRNPDGTKNHMIDFQQILELEDKYKGTMELVGKTIGELSVNTLLDKLRFFESAVFNFIIGNNDMHLKNYSMFLSGSGWVLSPCYDLLNVKIILPKDQEDLALLLGGKKANFEKSYFDRLGDYLNLNAKQVNAVYKRLLSWLPRANQLIDASFLNEDRKSQYKNLLAKRVKIFQTDPHVR, from the coding sequence ATGCGTAAGTGTTTGTCCTGCTATCGGCCCCTGGAAGAGGCGCAGTTGGATTATCATCCGGCCTGTGCGCGTGCTTTCTTTGGCACAACGACCGCCCCCATGCTTCCTTATCGGTTGTCGGAGATGGCCGCACTGGCGAAAGAAACGGTTGAACGATCGATAACCGTTCCCGGCGTACAGCCAAAGTTGTCGTTGGGACGCATCGGGAATGAACTCAACACCGCCGGCCGCGGCCGCTTAACCGTGCTGGATGCGTTGAAGGGAGAATTCATCCTCAAGCCGCCCTTTGCCGATTACCCGCAGCTACCCGAAAACGAACACCTGTCCATGAAACTGGCGGGCTTGTTTACCCTCGACACCGTGCCGCCAAACCTGATCCGGCTTGCATCGGGCGAGTTGTGCTACATCACCAAACGCATCGACCGCAATCCCGACGGCACGAAAAATCATATGATCGATTTTCAGCAGATCCTGGAACTCGAAGACAAATACAAAGGCACCATGGAACTGGTGGGAAAGACCATCGGCGAATTGTCGGTGAATACACTGTTGGACAAACTGCGTTTTTTCGAGTCCGCCGTTTTCAATTTCATCATCGGCAACAACGACATGCACCTGAAAAATTACTCCATGTTTTTGTCGGGTAGCGGCTGGGTGTTGTCACCATGCTACGATCTGTTGAATGTGAAAATCATCTTGCCGAAGGACCAGGAAGACCTTGCCCTGCTGCTGGGCGGGAAGAAAGCGAACTTCGAAAAAAGCTATTTCGATCGTCTGGGCGACTATCTAAACCTGAATGCGAAACAGGTGAATGCGGTTTACAAGCGGTTGCTGAGCTGGTTGCCCCGGGCCAATCAGTTGATCGATGCATCGTTCCTGAACGAAGACAGAAAATCCCAATACAAAAACCTGCTGGCAAAGCGCGTAAAGATCTTCCAAACTGATCCGCATGTTCGGTAG
- a CDS encoding helix-turn-helix transcriptional regulator gives MNQLSHFVKNRRKQVGLTQEEFAEKAGVALTVIRKIEQGKENLSLSKVNQVLHMFGHVLGPIREQHATRSSEVQ, from the coding sequence ATGAACCAGCTTTCACACTTCGTCAAGAACCGACGGAAGCAGGTCGGGCTTACGCAGGAGGAGTTCGCGGAAAAGGCCGGCGTGGCTCTGACGGTGATCCGGAAGATCGAGCAGGGAAAAGAGAACCTCAGCCTTTCGAAAGTCAACCAGGTACTGCACATGTTCGGTCATGTGCTGGGCCCCATCCGCGAGCAACATGCGACAAGGAGTAGTGAAGTACAATAA